The following proteins are encoded in a genomic region of Candidatus Bathyarchaeota archaeon:
- the argF gene encoding ornithine carbamoyltransferase codes for MQEYTKEELWQILKLAQRMKEKKGALKKEPLAGKILAMIFQKPSTRTRVSFEVGMRQLGGYAIYLNWNELQLGRGETIADTAKVLSRYANGILARVYSHKDIEELAKYADIPVVNGLSDLHHPCQGLSDLFTIWEKKRCLEEVKLAWIGDGNNVCNSLLIGCTKLGVNISVACPKGYEPDKTIINWAKKNAGETGAVVEIVRDPKKAAKNADVIYTDTFVSMGMEAERAKRLKTFIPKYQVTSKLFQYARPEAIFMHCLPCHRGEEVTAEVIDGPRSIVFDQAENRLHVQKAILTLIL; via the coding sequence ATGCAAGAATACACAAAGGAGGAGTTGTGGCAGATACTTAAACTTGCACAACGAATGAAAGAGAAAAAAGGCGCATTAAAAAAAGAGCCCCTCGCTGGAAAAATCCTTGCCATGATTTTTCAGAAACCATCCACAAGAACTAGAGTTTCATTCGAGGTCGGTATGAGGCAACTGGGTGGGTACGCTATCTACTTAAATTGGAATGAGCTTCAACTCGGTCGAGGCGAAACCATTGCTGACACAGCGAAAGTCCTGAGTCGCTATGCAAATGGGATATTGGCAAGGGTTTACTCACATAAAGATATCGAGGAGTTAGCGAAGTATGCGGATATTCCCGTAGTGAACGGTTTATCCGATCTTCACCATCCATGCCAAGGACTTTCCGACCTATTTACAATATGGGAGAAAAAGAGGTGCCTAGAAGAGGTGAAACTGGCATGGATCGGCGATGGAAATAATGTATGCAATTCCCTCCTCATTGGATGTACGAAATTAGGAGTTAATATTAGCGTTGCCTGCCCCAAGGGTTATGAACCAGACAAGACAATTATAAACTGGGCGAAGAAAAACGCAGGGGAAACGGGCGCAGTTGTAGAAATAGTCCGAGATCCCAAGAAAGCAGCTAAAAATGCAGACGTAATCTATACAGATACGTTTGTTTCAATGGGAATGGAAGCTGAAAGAGCAAAGCGATTAAAGACGTTTATTCCAAAATACCAAGTTACCTCCAAGTTATTCCAATATGCGCGACCAGAAGCTATTTTTATGCATTGTCTTCCATGCCATCGCGGTGAGGAGGTAACCGCTGAGGTTATCGACGGCCCCCGCTCAATTGTTTTCGACCAAGCCGAAAACAGACTCCATGTTCAGAAAGCCATCTTAACGCTTATTCTTTAA
- the ftsY gene encoding signal recognition particle-docking protein FtsY encodes MFERLRKCVEDLFTKVVKTELKGESFDSLLWEFKLTLIENDVAVSVADRICDHIKKSLEGRQVGKFEDKRELIEKTLRETLLSILVPENRVDIINIIEKNRAERKPAVLLFVGINGSGKTTSIAKVAKLLMNHGYSVVLACSDTYRAGAIEQLEEHAKRLGVKMIQRPYGADAASVAFDAINHAKAHGINAVLVDTAGRIETNKNLLLEMEKIARVCEPDCIIFVGDALAGNAAVTQAEEFNRHVRIDASILTKIDADAKGGAAISITFITKKPIIYLGTGQNYEDLIPFDPNVFVDKILGK; translated from the coding sequence GTGTTTGAGAGGTTAAGGAAATGCGTTGAGGACCTCTTCACTAAAGTCGTAAAAACTGAGCTAAAAGGTGAAAGTTTTGACTCATTACTTTGGGAGTTTAAACTTACCCTAATTGAGAACGATGTCGCTGTTTCTGTCGCTGATAGGATCTGCGATCATATTAAAAAAAGTCTCGAGGGTAGACAAGTTGGAAAATTTGAAGATAAACGGGAGCTTATTGAAAAAACCCTCCGAGAAACCCTTCTATCCATTCTGGTCCCTGAAAACCGGGTTGATATAATTAATATAATAGAAAAAAACCGGGCTGAGAGAAAACCGGCAGTCCTCCTATTTGTCGGAATTAATGGCTCAGGAAAAACGACAAGCATCGCTAAAGTTGCCAAACTCCTTATGAACCATGGCTACAGTGTAGTGTTAGCATGTAGCGATACATACCGCGCAGGTGCGATTGAACAGTTAGAAGAGCACGCCAAACGCCTGGGAGTTAAAATGATTCAACGCCCCTACGGGGCAGATGCCGCATCAGTCGCTTTCGACGCAATTAATCATGCCAAAGCACATGGAATTAATGCTGTACTAGTAGATACCGCTGGAAGAATTGAAACAAACAAAAATCTGCTATTAGAAATGGAAAAAATTGCACGGGTATGCGAACCAGACTGCATAATCTTTGTAGGAGACGCGTTAGCTGGAAATGCGGCAGTTACACAAGCCGAGGAATTTAATCGCCACGTACGTATCGATGCTTCAATCCTAACTAAAATCGACGCTGACGCTAAGGGTGGTGCCGCTATTTCAATTACCTTCATAACCAAAAAACCCATTATCTACTTAGGCACCGGACAAAACTACGAAGACCTTATACCATTTGACCCAAACGTATTTGTTGACAAAATCCTTGGCAAATAG
- a CDS encoding prefoldin subunit alpha: MTNEEETLRRMIIELRLLEGTAEELQARLNIIDSAIADSQIAGLTLDGLKNKEKDTQLLIPIGAGSYIKAGIVEPDKVIIGIGAGISVEKTIDEAKTSVANQLAELEKVRQSLQQQFVQVAQKINETRSKINELSRKISEGTRRV; this comes from the coding sequence TTGACAAATGAAGAAGAAACACTTAGAAGAATGATTATTGAGTTGCGGCTTTTAGAGGGGACAGCAGAAGAACTTCAAGCACGATTAAACATAATTGACTCAGCTATCGCAGACTCTCAGATAGCTGGACTGACCTTAGATGGACTTAAAAATAAGGAGAAAGACACGCAACTCCTCATACCGATCGGTGCCGGATCATATATTAAAGCAGGCATAGTTGAACCAGACAAGGTAATTATTGGAATCGGTGCCGGAATCTCCGTAGAAAAAACTATAGATGAAGCTAAAACTAGTGTTGCCAACCAACTAGCTGAACTAGAGAAAGTGCGGCAGTCACTGCAACAACAATTCGTCCAAGTAGCCCAGAAAATTAATGAAACAAGGTCTAAGATCAACGAACTCTCAAGAAAAATAAGTGAAGGGACAAGGCGTGTTTGA
- a CDS encoding 50S ribosomal protein L18a, with product MSEVKIFQVKGEIRKPNLRTAFTREVRAIKPEDAVETIYAEIGSRHKAKRFQIKILEIKEIKPEEATTELIRKLA from the coding sequence TTGTCTGAAGTTAAGATCTTTCAAGTAAAGGGAGAAATTCGGAAACCAAACCTTCGAACCGCTTTTACAAGGGAAGTTAGAGCGATAAAACCGGAAGACGCTGTGGAAACTATTTACGCGGAAATCGGCAGCCGACACAAAGCCAAACGTTTTCAGATAAAGATACTGGAAATCAAAGAAATTAAACCAGAAGAAGCAACTACTGAACTCATCCGCAAACTTGCTTGA
- a CDS encoding translation initiation factor IF-6, with product MGVFLFNLWGSPNIGVYSLVTDSFAIVPAGIPKTKVEKLRSYLKVEVIQTNIGGSRLIGALVAANSNGVILPHFAHEEDIKTIRAIADINVKPIKSKKTAFGNLILANDYGAIADPRLTREVVHEIEEILGVEVVSGEIACLPYVGSLGVATNKGALVHPMLRDEERKLLQDVLKVPVDVGTVNCGVPFVGTGLIANRHGAIAGSVTTGPEIVIIGQALGVV from the coding sequence TTGGGCGTCTTCCTCTTTAATCTCTGGGGTAGCCCAAACATAGGTGTTTACTCCCTTGTAACCGACTCATTCGCTATCGTTCCAGCGGGTATACCGAAGACAAAAGTTGAAAAACTCCGAAGTTATCTCAAGGTTGAAGTTATACAAACAAATATCGGAGGATCGAGGCTGATTGGAGCACTTGTCGCTGCAAACTCCAACGGGGTTATTCTTCCCCATTTCGCTCATGAAGAGGACATAAAAACTATCCGAGCTATTGCGGATATCAACGTCAAACCCATCAAATCAAAGAAAACCGCTTTCGGCAATCTTATCCTGGCAAATGACTATGGAGCCATCGCAGACCCCCGATTAACAAGGGAGGTTGTCCACGAAATTGAGGAAATTTTAGGAGTTGAAGTAGTTTCGGGTGAAATTGCATGCCTCCCCTATGTTGGATCCCTTGGAGTTGCGACAAATAAGGGTGCATTAGTTCACCCAATGCTAAGAGATGAAGAACGAAAACTTTTACAAGACGTTTTAAAAGTCCCAGTTGATGTAGGTACAGTAAACTGCGGCGTACCATTCGTTGGAACGGGTTTAATTGCAAATCGTCATGGAGCCATCGCTGGATCCGTGACCACCGGTCCAGAAATTGTAATAATCGGTCAAGCATTAGGCGTTGTCTAA
- a CDS encoding 50S ribosomal protein L31e, protein MEEGPEPEKVTEEEVEERGEKEEAPEEIVEERIYTIPLRRAWIVPRKERTPKAIKVIRSFIKRHMKTDSIILSREVNELIWSRGIEKPPRRIRVRAAKNKEGVVKVHVAEGD, encoded by the coding sequence ATGGAAGAGGGGCCAGAACCGGAGAAAGTTACGGAGGAAGAAGTCGAAGAGAGAGGTGAAAAGGAAGAAGCCCCTGAAGAAATAGTTGAGGAAAGAATTTATACTATACCACTCCGACGAGCGTGGATTGTTCCAAGAAAGGAACGAACCCCAAAAGCAATTAAGGTTATTCGCAGTTTCATAAAGAGACATATGAAGACTGATTCCATTATCCTTAGCCGCGAAGTTAACGAGTTAATTTGGAGTAGAGGCATTGAAAAGCCCCCAAGAAGAATCCGTGTAAGGGCCGCCAAAAATAAGGAGGGCGTGGTTAAAGTTCATGTAGCTGAGGGAGACTAA
- a CDS encoding 50S ribosomal protein L39e translates to MARNKPAARKRRLAKAGKESRPVPTWVIAKTMGHVRATPTRRHWRRTKLKV, encoded by the coding sequence TTGGCACGGAACAAACCAGCAGCTAGAAAGCGAAGACTAGCGAAAGCTGGAAAAGAAAGCCGCCCCGTTCCCACATGGGTAATAGCTAAAACGATGGGGCATGTCCGCGCCACTCCAACACGAAGACATTGGCGACGTACCAAATTGAAGGTTTAA
- a CDS encoding DNA-binding protein, producing the protein MSSEEIELEEIRRRKLIEMQRRLMEEQKRAQIETAKQTVLRQILTPEARQRLTNIKMVKPEFAEQIELQLIQIAQSGRVNLPITDELLKAILVKLQSQRRDIRIRRI; encoded by the coding sequence ATGAGCTCGGAGGAAATAGAGCTAGAGGAAATTCGAAGGCGTAAACTCATTGAAATGCAGCGGAGGCTGATGGAGGAGCAGAAGCGGGCTCAGATCGAAACTGCGAAGCAAACCGTTCTCAGGCAGATTCTAACTCCAGAAGCAAGACAGCGACTTACAAACATAAAGATGGTTAAGCCAGAGTTTGCAGAACAGATCGAGCTCCAACTTATTCAAATTGCTCAGTCAGGTCGAGTTAACCTGCCAATCACCGATGAGCTACTTAAAGCGATCTTAGTTAAACTTCAATCCCAGCGAAGGGATATCCGAATTCGGAGGATCTAG
- a CDS encoding 30S ribosomal protein S19e, with protein MPTVYDVPADCLIKKLAKYLKENVPEVTPPTWAMFVKTGSHKEKPPQNSNWWYTRCASILRKIYINGPIGVSHLRKFYGGRKKHTDRPEHFRKGGGTIIRKALQQLEKAGFVKTAEKRGRIITKEGRSLLDRLAGEVKRELDKKFPS; from the coding sequence TTGCCTACAGTATATGACGTCCCAGCAGATTGCTTGATAAAAAAGCTTGCAAAGTACCTAAAAGAAAATGTCCCAGAGGTCACTCCACCAACTTGGGCCATGTTCGTAAAAACCGGATCTCATAAAGAAAAACCCCCTCAAAATTCTAATTGGTGGTATACACGATGCGCCTCTATCCTCCGGAAAATTTATATCAATGGGCCGATCGGCGTGTCACATTTAAGAAAATTTTATGGAGGAAGAAAGAAGCACACGGACAGGCCGGAACACTTCCGAAAAGGTGGAGGAACTATCATACGTAAAGCCCTACAGCAACTTGAAAAAGCCGGATTCGTAAAGACTGCTGAGAAAAGGGGAAGGATAATTACAAAAGAAGGAAGAAGCCTGTTAGATAGATTGGCTGGTGAGGTTAAACGGGAACTGGATAAGAAGTTCCCAAGTTAG
- a CDS encoding YhbY family RNA-binding protein: protein MTIKTKQRLRLRKEMAREHPTIWMGKKGITQEVIEEVSKQLDQNEVVKVRMLKSALQARKRDVLARLIAEKTGAELIEVRGNTFVIYRRRHPHEKPL from the coding sequence ATGACAATTAAGACTAAACAAAGACTAAGACTAAGAAAAGAGATGGCTAGGGAGCACCCCACAATTTGGATGGGTAAAAAAGGTATTACACAAGAAGTTATAGAGGAAGTTTCAAAGCAATTAGATCAAAATGAGGTAGTTAAAGTTCGAATGCTAAAGAGCGCGCTCCAAGCGAGAAAAAGAGATGTGCTTGCCCGCCTGATTGCTGAAAAGACTGGAGCAGAGCTCATTGAAGTCCGAGGAAACACATTCGTCATTTATAGGCGTCGACATCCCCATGAAAAGCCTTTATAG
- a CDS encoding ribonuclease P, with translation MNYQKGLEKQIALNRIQILFRLAIQVFHRNRILAQRYVELARRISMRCKVRIPPEYKRLVCRHCKQFILPGIGCRVRIQLKREPHVVITCLYCGGRTRIPLRRKNHDN, from the coding sequence ATGAATTATCAGAAGGGGCTAGAGAAACAGATCGCCCTTAACCGCATTCAGATTCTTTTTCGCCTTGCAATCCAAGTTTTCCATAGAAACCGAATTTTGGCTCAGCGATACGTGGAACTTGCTCGGCGGATTAGTATGCGATGTAAGGTTAGAATTCCTCCAGAGTATAAGAGACTTGTCTGCCGGCACTGTAAACAATTTATCCTTCCGGGAATTGGCTGCCGGGTTCGCATTCAACTAAAAAGAGAGCCACATGTCGTTATCACCTGCTTGTATTGCGGAGGAAGAACTCGGATACCATTGCGGAGAAAAAACCATGACAATTAA
- a CDS encoding DUF1616 domain-containing protein, whose amino-acid sequence MPEQKPQSLNEIIVEIVRTKHPTSVEELVRLVQQKTSAPKETIIDHVSRLRDEAKIILEEPIPPPTSLSQYLLSVHWSRWFWIVVGLIALTILSVFLIPSEATSLAYIRWIFGFIFILFLPGYCFVEALFPKREELDDIERVALGIGLSLAISPLTALVLNFTPWGIRLIPVVVSLVCVTLVCALVAVARKFQLAVGKNK is encoded by the coding sequence ATGCCGGAGCAGAAGCCCCAAAGCCTCAATGAAATAATCGTTGAAATAGTCCGAACAAAGCATCCCACATCTGTTGAGGAACTAGTGAGGCTTGTTCAACAGAAAACTTCCGCTCCCAAAGAAACGATTATTGACCATGTGTCGAGACTTCGAGATGAAGCCAAAATCATACTAGAAGAACCTATCCCACCACCGACAAGCCTCTCCCAATATCTTCTTTCCGTTCACTGGTCAAGATGGTTTTGGATTGTAGTAGGATTAATTGCTCTAACCATACTGTCAGTGTTTCTTATCCCAAGTGAAGCCACTTCCTTAGCCTACATAAGATGGATCTTTGGCTTCATCTTTATTCTCTTCCTGCCAGGCTACTGTTTTGTAGAAGCTTTATTCCCCAAGAGAGAGGAACTTGACGATATTGAAAGAGTTGCACTTGGCATCGGGCTTAGCCTCGCCATCTCCCCTTTGACAGCACTGGTGCTTAATTTTACTCCCTGGGGAATTAGATTGATTCCAGTTGTTGTCAGCCTAGTTTGCGTCACATTAGTTTGCGCTCTTGTGGCGGTTGCTCGCAAGTTCCAACTTGCAGTAGGAAAAAACAAGTGA
- a CDS encoding 16S rRNA methyltransferase: MAPKLTLVVAESALEVVPEALWGHPAIWKHAKREGKEPSQVLLDRSYHHSAMFKLEGAEKRGRPDIIHVTLLEALGSPLNKEGLLQIFVHTIGDYVIWVNPKVRIPRNYNRFVGLIEQLFEKGRVPVDGEPLLALKRQSLKQLFKVLNPTFIVAFSRLGERKSICEVTQQLIKRLRPLVLVGGFPRGHFADETIRLADEVVCVDPETLETWIIVSRVIYDYEQAINLTSKRLKIMSQPPTSIENIS, translated from the coding sequence ATGGCGCCAAAGTTAACCCTCGTTGTTGCGGAATCGGCTTTAGAAGTGGTTCCTGAAGCTCTCTGGGGTCACCCTGCAATTTGGAAGCATGCAAAAAGGGAGGGGAAGGAGCCTAGTCAAGTTCTTCTAGATCGTTCTTATCATCACAGCGCCATGTTTAAGCTTGAAGGGGCTGAAAAGCGTGGTAGACCGGATATTATCCACGTTACGCTTTTAGAAGCCTTGGGTTCTCCCCTTAATAAAGAAGGGCTTCTACAAATTTTCGTTCATACTATTGGTGATTATGTTATTTGGGTAAACCCGAAGGTTCGCATCCCAAGAAATTATAATCGCTTTGTCGGCCTCATTGAACAATTATTTGAAAAGGGAAGAGTTCCGGTCGATGGGGAACCCCTTCTGGCATTAAAAAGGCAGTCGCTTAAGCAATTGTTTAAGGTGCTTAACCCCACTTTCATAGTAGCTTTCAGTCGCCTCGGAGAAAGAAAGTCAATATGTGAGGTCACCCAACAGCTAATTAAAAGGCTGAGACCCCTAGTTTTGGTAGGTGGCTTCCCGCGCGGTCACTTCGCGGATGAAACGATTAGGCTTGCTGACGAAGTGGTTTGTGTGGATCCAGAAACCCTTGAAACCTGGATTATTGTTTCAAGAGTTATCTATGACTATGAACAAGCGATTAACCTAACCTCTAAACGGTTAAAAATTATGTCCCAACCACCTACCTCCATAGAAAATATAAGTTAG
- a CDS encoding 4Fe-4S ferredoxin gives MVIKMELLTINVRNRQLSEAALLIHGTCVEKDAPKTFNTLAKGRIPLHVCLEKAHMNVVGFKLATILQTSKPKEIVVLTLDGSPHCIQLHFTAEQVKRVSKSNANIKHYVLEKGKLIEISRDAVEIARHLSKVQEICSQKQ, from the coding sequence TTGGTGATTAAAATGGAGTTATTAACCATAAACGTAAGAAATCGACAGTTAAGCGAGGCGGCATTGCTGATCCATGGAACCTGCGTAGAAAAGGATGCGCCAAAAACTTTCAATACGTTGGCTAAAGGGAGAATTCCGCTTCACGTATGTCTAGAAAAAGCTCATATGAACGTTGTTGGATTTAAATTGGCAACAATACTTCAAACTTCGAAGCCAAAGGAGATCGTGGTACTTACACTGGATGGGTCGCCTCATTGCATCCAACTTCATTTCACGGCGGAGCAGGTAAAGCGTGTTTCAAAATCAAATGCAAATATTAAACACTATGTTTTGGAAAAGGGAAAACTTATCGAAATTTCTAGAGATGCAGTGGAAATTGCGAGACATCTCTCAAAGGTTCAAGAAATTTGCAGCCAGAAACAGTGA
- a CDS encoding 50S ribosomal protein L37e encodes MVKGTPSFGKFQKKTHIICRRCGRRAYHVRKRFCAACGYGKSSRIRRYNWQSRKVNRLRTR; translated from the coding sequence TTGGTTAAAGGAACCCCTTCCTTTGGGAAATTTCAAAAAAAGACACATATTATTTGTAGGCGTTGTGGACGACGAGCATATCACGTCCGCAAAAGATTTTGCGCAGCATGTGGCTATGGAAAGTCAAGTCGGATTCGCCGTTACAACTGGCAAAGTCGAAAAGTTAATAGACTGCGCACACGTTAG
- a CDS encoding RNA-binding protein: MATKILENSLGKVVLVRLKGGKSLRGKLQGFDQHMNLVLEEAEDISDGTNTQPLGTIIVRGDNVIIISPPPG; this comes from the coding sequence ATGGCAACTAAGATTCTTGAGAATAGCCTTGGCAAAGTTGTTTTGGTCCGCCTAAAAGGTGGAAAGAGCCTAAGAGGCAAGCTTCAGGGATTCGATCAACACATGAACCTTGTTTTAGAGGAAGCAGAGGACATCAGCGATGGAACAAACACTCAACCTCTAGGAACGATAATCGTTCGAGGAGACAATGTAATCATAATCTCGCCTCCACCCGGGTGA
- a CDS encoding glycosyltransferase family 39 protein, producing the protein MLLGILFVATLIRIYGYALQYVNPDDSVYLASCGLILHGYRPYVDFFLAHPPLYFWIVVGLWRILNVNDTFIMWAIGKSVSIISFLGTTILIYLIGRKFHRYSGLIAAALYQFESFTYHNSIICSPSILATALLVTAMFLIVYRAPLPLVGLTLGLATNTRLSALYTIPAFGFYILWMFQKKQITLRTIATSVILYSIPLLPLLSFPFDKLFFNLGTFHFIKGGMTPTYRLQKLVFSIVPMRIPLLCLGFGSLVYLKINRSPNFVLLAALSLSLLGPYLQSPIGSPHLLLEAIPFFVLLSSITLSEVIHFPIHSKNKAPITLLVVLLLYSFSNSIPLTSDAINLAVYTQNTDLPKLVEIAQQHSNINEMVFSQLSLIPFLANRPYPPLVDTSPASSHAGVYTQTAVKELIIKYKVKVLILAGSFVNNKLATFLRAYGYRLTSIVEKRWMVYVLS; encoded by the coding sequence GTGTTATTAGGGATATTATTCGTAGCAACTCTAATTCGAATTTACGGATATGCGCTGCAGTACGTCAATCCAGATGATAGCGTATACCTTGCTTCCTGTGGATTAATACTTCATGGCTACCGCCCCTATGTAGATTTTTTCCTCGCTCATCCCCCACTTTACTTCTGGATTGTTGTGGGTTTATGGCGTATCCTTAACGTGAATGACACGTTTATAATGTGGGCAATCGGGAAAAGCGTTAGTATCATTTCATTCCTAGGAACTACAATTCTAATCTACCTGATAGGCCGAAAATTTCATCGTTATAGTGGTCTGATTGCCGCAGCACTTTATCAATTTGAATCGTTTACCTACCATAATTCCATAATTTGCTCCCCATCCATTTTAGCAACCGCATTGTTAGTTACCGCCATGTTCCTTATCGTTTACAGGGCACCCCTCCCGTTGGTTGGCTTGACGTTAGGGCTGGCAACAAACACTCGGTTATCCGCGCTCTATACTATCCCTGCTTTCGGATTCTATATACTTTGGATGTTCCAAAAGAAACAAATAACACTGCGAACCATCGCTACTAGCGTTATTCTCTACAGTATCCCGCTCTTGCCCCTACTTTCTTTCCCTTTTGATAAGTTATTCTTTAATCTTGGAACCTTTCACTTCATTAAAGGGGGAATGACACCTACATACCGACTGCAAAAACTTGTTTTCAGCATAGTACCAATGAGAATACCGCTACTTTGTCTTGGCTTCGGCTCCCTCGTTTACCTCAAAATCAATCGCTCACCCAATTTTGTTCTGTTAGCAGCGCTATCACTTTCATTATTAGGTCCATACCTCCAATCACCGATTGGCAGCCCTCATCTTCTCCTCGAAGCCATCCCATTCTTTGTTTTGCTCTCCAGCATCACTCTTTCCGAAGTAATACATTTCCCAATCCATAGCAAAAACAAGGCCCCAATAACCCTTCTCGTCGTCCTTCTTTTGTACAGCTTTTCAAATTCTATTCCCCTTACATCCGATGCAATTAACCTAGCTGTATACACTCAAAACACAGACCTTCCTAAACTTGTAGAAATCGCCCAGCAACATTCCAACATAAATGAAATGGTTTTCAGTCAATTATCCCTTATTCCATTTCTCGCCAACAGACCTTATCCGCCGCTTGTCGATACATCGCCCGCCTCATCTCACGCCGGAGTTTATACCCAAACCGCTGTCAAAGAGCTCATCATTAAGTACAAAGTTAAAGTTCTAATTCTAGCTGGATCATTTGTCAATAATAAGCTAGCAACCTTCCTTCGAGCATACGGATACAGACTAACTAGTATAGTTGAAAAGCGCTGGATGGTATACGTACTTAGTTGA
- a CDS encoding RNA-binding protein: protein MPSKIGVERVETERATIYLVDGEPILAKVNNRLIPTLRFSQALSSLPSVIVNMGAVPAICNGADVMAPGVVATDGDFQEGKLVVVRDERHRKLLALGIALVNKAQIASSDRGKVVMNIHYVGDWLWKLMKELEKSRFSR, encoded by the coding sequence TTGCCAAGTAAGATTGGGGTTGAACGCGTTGAAACTGAAAGGGCGACTATATATCTGGTAGATGGCGAACCAATCCTTGCGAAGGTTAACAATCGTCTTATCCCAACGCTTAGGTTTTCGCAGGCATTATCCTCCCTGCCCTCTGTGATCGTGAACATGGGCGCTGTTCCCGCGATTTGTAATGGGGCTGACGTAATGGCTCCGGGGGTTGTTGCCACCGACGGAGATTTTCAAGAGGGTAAGCTAGTTGTAGTGCGGGATGAGCGGCACAGAAAACTACTTGCCTTGGGGATAGCATTAGTGAATAAAGCGCAAATTGCATCAAGTGACCGTGGCAAAGTAGTCATGAACATTCACTATGTTGGTGACTGGCTTTGGAAATTGATGAAAGAGCTTGAGAAGAGTAGGTTTAGTAGGTAA
- the sepF gene encoding cell division protein SepF, with translation MYVKALPLRDLADVSLIKDEVRAGNVLIVRVTPLAKKSVDDVKRAINELHEYVGTLGGDIARLGEERIVLTPPPIKIWRKKSASVTAEGQPEESTST, from the coding sequence ATTTACGTAAAGGCACTACCTTTACGGGATCTTGCTGATGTTAGTCTAATTAAGGATGAGGTAAGGGCTGGAAACGTGTTAATTGTCCGTGTAACTCCTTTAGCGAAGAAGAGTGTTGACGATGTGAAGCGAGCGATTAATGAATTGCACGAGTATGTTGGAACCCTTGGTGGTGATATAGCTAGATTAGGCGAAGAACGAATTGTTCTAACGCCTCCGCCTATTAAGATTTGGCGAAAGAAATCGGCTTCGGTCACAGCGGAAGGTCAGCCTGAGGAATCTACCTCAACTTAA